In Curtobacterium sp. MCPF17_002, one genomic interval encodes:
- the cydB gene encoding cytochrome d ubiquinol oxidase subunit II, translated as MDLPVLWFAIVGVFFVGYFVLDGFDFGVGMSLPFLGKDDTDRRVLINTIGPVWDLNETWVIVAGACLFAAFPEWYATMFSGFYLALLLILAALILRGVSFEYRHQNKHASWKRRFDLMIIVGSAVPSFLWGVAFGNVVRGIPMDAGHNFTGTLFDLLNPFALLAGAATLLVFFTHGVVFVALKTEGEIRERAKRLATRAGILTIVVGAAFLVSMAFVRATPASLVLSVVAALALVLAVLCNAWGREGRAFTLMAVTIAAIVLAMFTAIFPNVMPDSVNPANSLTVYNASSGSYTLTVMSWVALVFVPLVFAYQAWTYWVFRKRVSRAQVLQAAH; from the coding sequence ATGGATCTCCCGGTTCTCTGGTTCGCGATCGTCGGCGTCTTCTTCGTCGGCTACTTCGTCCTCGACGGGTTCGACTTCGGCGTCGGCATGTCCCTGCCCTTCCTCGGCAAGGACGACACCGACCGCCGTGTCCTGATCAACACGATCGGCCCCGTCTGGGACCTCAACGAGACGTGGGTCATCGTCGCCGGCGCCTGCCTGTTCGCGGCGTTCCCGGAGTGGTACGCCACGATGTTCTCCGGGTTCTACCTGGCGCTGCTGCTCATCCTCGCGGCGCTCATCCTGCGCGGTGTCTCGTTCGAGTACCGGCACCAGAACAAGCACGCCTCGTGGAAGCGCCGCTTCGACCTCATGATCATCGTGGGCAGCGCGGTGCCGTCGTTCCTCTGGGGCGTCGCGTTCGGCAACGTCGTCCGCGGGATCCCGATGGACGCCGGCCACAACTTCACCGGCACGCTGTTCGACCTGCTCAACCCGTTCGCCCTGCTCGCCGGCGCCGCGACCCTGCTCGTGTTCTTCACCCACGGCGTCGTGTTCGTGGCGCTGAAGACCGAGGGCGAGATCCGCGAGCGGGCGAAGCGCCTGGCGACCCGGGCCGGCATCCTGACGATCGTCGTCGGGGCGGCGTTCCTGGTGTCGATGGCGTTCGTCCGGGCGACCCCGGCGTCGCTCGTGCTCTCGGTCGTGGCCGCGCTGGCGCTCGTCCTCGCGGTGCTCTGCAACGCCTGGGGCAGGGAAGGCCGTGCGTTCACGCTCATGGCCGTGACGATCGCCGCGATCGTCCTGGCGATGTTCACGGCGATCTTCCCGAACGTGATGCCCGACTCGGTGAACCCGGCCAACAGCCTCACCGTGTACAACGCCTCGAGCGGTTCGTACACGCTGACGGTGATGAGCTGGGTCGCGCTGGTCTTCGTGCCCCTCGTGTTCGCGTACCAGGCCTGGACCTACTGGGTGTTCCGCAAGCGTGTCTCGCGGGCCCAGGTCCTGCAGGCCGCGCACTAG
- the cydD gene encoding thiol reductant ABC exporter subunit CydD, whose protein sequence is MKPLDPRLLRLSRTARGFIVAAAGTGALRTLATIAIAWGIAAAVTLGVDAVGKGVVPSAWVPTLALLGGAFVLRAVAAWATDDLAARAAATVKSELRATVLARAAERGPSWLAERSSAGFATTLGPGLDALDAYFGRYLPQLALTAIATPMLLVAIGLGDLTSGLIVLCALPVIPVFMILIGLATQALQRAQSDALARLGSAFTEAVEGLATLKVFGRARRQVGRIGTVTDEYRRGTLGVLRLSFVSGFALELAASLSVALVAVSIGVRLVDGSLGLGAAMFVLVLAPEAFAPIRQVGADFHAAQDGVEASAAVLDVLDDDTAPPARPAADRSADTPAARELVLDGLTVRRPDVVIGPVHLRAPAGTVVVLAGPSGSGKSSLIAAIRGVLPHDGTVALPGAAGATRTERTTWADQRPRLVRGTIAENVALSATPDDSAVRTALGEAGLGLDPGLQVGSGGAGLSGGQAQRVAVARALYRARRVATPLVLLDEPTSALDAEAEAHVVDAVHRLAADGAVVVVASHRPVVIAAADVRVDVGAGGSVDVTRVDGVRA, encoded by the coding sequence ATGAAGCCGCTCGATCCGCGACTCCTCCGCCTGTCCCGTACGGCGCGCGGCTTCATCGTGGCCGCCGCCGGGACGGGTGCCCTCCGCACGCTCGCGACCATCGCGATCGCGTGGGGGATCGCCGCCGCCGTCACGCTCGGGGTGGACGCCGTCGGGAAGGGCGTCGTCCCGTCGGCGTGGGTGCCGACGCTCGCACTCCTCGGCGGGGCGTTCGTCCTCCGTGCCGTCGCGGCGTGGGCGACCGACGACCTCGCCGCCCGCGCGGCCGCGACGGTGAAGAGCGAGCTGCGCGCGACCGTGCTCGCCCGTGCGGCCGAGCGCGGGCCGTCGTGGCTCGCCGAGCGCTCGAGCGCCGGGTTCGCCACCACGCTCGGTCCGGGGCTCGACGCGCTCGACGCCTACTTCGGCCGGTACCTGCCGCAGCTGGCGCTCACGGCGATCGCGACGCCGATGCTGCTCGTCGCGATCGGGCTCGGCGACCTCACCAGCGGGCTCATCGTCCTCTGCGCGCTCCCGGTGATCCCGGTCTTCATGATCCTCATCGGGCTCGCGACCCAGGCGCTGCAGCGGGCGCAGTCCGACGCGCTCGCCCGGCTCGGCAGCGCGTTCACCGAGGCGGTCGAGGGCCTCGCGACGCTCAAGGTCTTCGGTCGTGCCCGACGCCAGGTCGGGCGCATCGGCACGGTGACCGACGAGTACCGCCGGGGGACCCTCGGCGTGCTCCGCCTGTCGTTCGTCAGCGGCTTCGCCCTCGAGCTCGCCGCGAGCCTGTCGGTGGCCCTCGTCGCCGTGTCCATCGGCGTGCGGCTCGTCGACGGGTCGCTCGGCCTCGGCGCCGCGATGTTCGTGCTCGTCCTCGCACCCGAGGCCTTCGCCCCGATCCGGCAGGTCGGCGCGGACTTCCACGCCGCGCAGGACGGCGTCGAGGCATCGGCCGCCGTGCTCGACGTCCTCGACGACGACACCGCGCCGCCCGCCCGACCCGCCGCCGACCGATCCGCTGACACGCCGGCCGCGCGCGAGCTGGTGCTCGACGGCCTGACCGTCCGTCGGCCCGACGTCGTGATCGGACCGGTGCACCTCCGCGCGCCCGCGGGCACCGTCGTCGTGCTCGCCGGCCCCAGCGGCTCCGGCAAGTCGAGCCTCATCGCCGCGATCCGTGGCGTCCTGCCGCACGACGGCACCGTCGCGCTGCCCGGTGCCGCCGGTGCCACGCGCACCGAGCGCACCACGTGGGCCGACCAGCGCCCGCGACTCGTCCGCGGCACGATCGCCGAGAACGTCGCGCTCAGCGCGACCCCCGACGACAGCGCCGTGCGGACCGCCCTGGGCGAGGCGGGCCTGGGACTCGACCCGGGCCTCCAGGTCGGTTCCGGCGGAGCCGGTCTCTCCGGCGGACAGGCGCAGCGCGTCGCCGTCGCGCGCGCCCTGTACCGAGCACGTCGCGTCGCGACACCGCTCGTGCTGCTCGACGAGCCGACCTCGGCCCTCGACGCCGAGGCCGAGGCACACGTCGTCGACGCGGTCCACCGGCTCGCCGCCGACGGCGCCGTGGTCGTCGTCGCGAGTCACCGACCGGTCGTGATCGCCGCCGCCGACGTCCGCGTCGACGTCGGCGCCGGCGGATCCGTCGACGTCACCCGGGTGGACGGGGTGCGGGCATGA
- the cydC gene encoding thiol reductant ABC exporter subunit CydC → MSRLEARGGSVLRLAMPHGSGWAKAVTAGALSAVCAVALLAASGYLITRAAEHPPILYLTLVMVGVRAFALGRAALRYVDRLAGHDASFRQLAVVRTEMYRRLSSVAPAGLGSTGRGDLLTRLVTDTDRLQDLPIRVVGPLVSAGTVAVLSLVAVALVSVPAALVLLVALAVAALLGSVVTRSIARRSDEQTAAERGRVADLVLDTVRTLDVFTAYGTLDERLAHIARLDARVTAAVRRRGTVESLVGALVGLVGGGAVIGILAVGAPAVVAGALDGPLWALAVFVPLALFEVVGGFPLAVLTLRRVRAAADRVEQVVPAEVPAGIVPEPDTEADPASLVVDGPVAVSLRDLSVRWPGAETDAVDRVSLDLRPGEVVVLEGPSGAGKSTLVDALVRFVDHRGSYTLDGVEAKDMHPDAVRARVGLIEQDPFVFDQSVRQNLLFARDTATDDDLLAVLDRVGLASWVARRGGLDAGVGERGALVSGGQAHRLALARALLHAFPVLVLDEPTADIDPDLGDAVLRDLVGAARAAGRTVVIVSHVPVAADLVDRTLRMRDGRLLGV, encoded by the coding sequence ATGAGCCGTCTGGAGGCCCGTGGCGGCTCCGTCCTGCGGCTCGCCATGCCGCACGGGTCGGGTTGGGCGAAGGCGGTGACGGCCGGTGCGCTCAGTGCGGTCTGCGCCGTCGCGCTCCTCGCCGCGAGCGGCTACCTCATCACGCGTGCCGCGGAGCACCCGCCGATCCTGTACCTCACGCTCGTGATGGTCGGCGTGCGGGCGTTCGCGCTCGGACGTGCGGCGCTGCGGTACGTCGACCGGCTCGCCGGGCACGACGCGTCGTTCCGACAGCTCGCGGTCGTGCGGACGGAGATGTACCGGCGGCTGTCCTCCGTCGCGCCGGCGGGGCTCGGCTCCACCGGACGCGGCGACCTGCTGACCCGGCTCGTCACCGACACCGACCGACTGCAGGACCTGCCGATCCGGGTCGTCGGGCCGCTCGTGTCCGCCGGCACCGTGGCCGTCCTGTCGCTCGTCGCGGTCGCGCTGGTGTCGGTGCCCGCGGCGCTCGTGCTGCTCGTCGCCCTCGCCGTGGCCGCGCTGCTCGGGTCGGTCGTCACGCGCTCGATCGCCCGGCGCTCCGACGAGCAGACCGCGGCCGAGCGCGGACGGGTGGCCGACCTCGTGCTCGACACGGTGCGGACGCTCGACGTGTTCACGGCCTACGGCACCCTCGACGAACGGCTCGCCCACATCGCCCGCCTCGACGCCCGGGTGACCGCGGCCGTCCGGCGTCGCGGCACCGTGGAGTCGCTCGTCGGCGCCCTCGTCGGCCTCGTCGGTGGCGGCGCGGTCATCGGGATCCTGGCGGTCGGTGCGCCCGCGGTCGTCGCCGGAGCGCTCGACGGGCCGCTGTGGGCGCTGGCGGTGTTCGTGCCCCTCGCCCTGTTCGAGGTCGTCGGCGGGTTCCCGCTCGCCGTCCTGACGCTCCGACGGGTGCGGGCCGCCGCCGACCGCGTCGAGCAGGTCGTGCCCGCCGAGGTCCCCGCCGGCATCGTGCCCGAGCCGGACACCGAGGCCGACCCGGCGTCGCTCGTCGTCGACGGTCCCGTCGCCGTGTCCCTCCGCGACCTGTCCGTCCGGTGGCCCGGAGCCGAGACCGACGCGGTGGACCGGGTGTCGCTCGACCTCCGCCCCGGCGAGGTCGTCGTGCTCGAGGGTCCGAGCGGCGCGGGCAAGTCGACCCTCGTGGACGCCCTCGTCCGGTTCGTGGACCACCGCGGCTCGTACACGCTCGACGGTGTCGAGGCGAAGGACATGCACCCCGACGCCGTCCGTGCCCGCGTCGGCCTCATCGAGCAGGACCCGTTCGTGTTCGACCAGTCGGTCCGGCAGAACCTGCTGTTCGCCCGCGACACCGCGACCGACGATGACCTGCTCGCCGTGCTCGACCGGGTCGGGCTGGCATCGTGGGTCGCGCGTCGCGGCGGACTCGACGCGGGCGTGGGGGAGCGCGGCGCACTCGTCTCCGGCGGGCAGGCGCACCGGCTCGCCCTCGCACGGGCGCTCCTGCACGCCTTCCCGGTGCTCGTGCTCGACGAACCCACCGCCGACATCGACCCGGACCTCGGCGACGCGGTGCTGCGGGACCTCGTCGGCGCGGCGCGGGCCGCCGGCCGCACGGTCGTCATCGTCTCGCACGTCCCGGTCGCCGCAGACCTCGTCGACCGGACCCTGCGGATGCGCGACGGGCGACTCCTGGGGGTCTGA
- the leuS gene encoding leucine--tRNA ligase encodes MTTEQHPEDPNAYDFRRLQEKWQPRWEELGLFTTDLDDTRPRKYILEMFPYPSGDLHMGHAENWALGDFVARYWRQQGFNVLHPIGWDSFGLPAENAAIKRGVDPKEWTYANIEQQKASFKRYAPSFDWTTEIHTSDPEYYKWNQWLFLKMYEKGLAYRKDSWVNWDPVDQTVLANEQVLPDGTSDRSGAVVVKKKLTQWYFKITEYADRLLDDLNQLEGRWPAKVIAQQRNWIGRSVGADVDFVIEGRDEPVTVFTTRPDTIHGVTFLVVAPDSDLAASLVAADSVPSDVRAAFTDYLTATQKTSEIDRQNADRPKTGVPLGRFAIHPLTGERLPIWAADYVLADYGHGAVMAVPAHDQRDLDFARTFKLPVKVVVDTNATVTGAIPVIPAGATLEDFDVPTLDPVATGEALTGQGRMINSGPLDGMSKQHAITAAIKLLEERGTGRAAKTYRLRDWLISRQRFWGTPIPIIHGADGTEHPVPLDQLPVRLPDTEGLDLKPKGTSPLGGATDWVNVPNPVDGTPALRDTDTMDTFVDSSWYFLRFLSATDDTQAFDPATARKWAPVDQYIGGIEHAILHLLYARFVTKVLFDLGYLDFTEPFSALLNQGMVLSGGSKMSKSKGGVSLGDELDANGVDAIRLVMGFAGPPEDDINWEDVSPSASARFLARAYRLALDVTSAPEVAWADGDRALRQVTHRFLADAPGMMESFKFNVVIARLMDLVNVTRKAIDSGPGAADPAVREAVETITLGLSVFAPYTGEEMWEKLGYQATVATYGWRKADPTLLVQETLTAVVQVNGKVRDSFEVSKSIDPAELEAMARASKSVQRYIGDREIVKVIVRAPKLVNIAIKG; translated from the coding sequence GTGACCACCGAGCAGCACCCCGAGGACCCGAACGCCTACGACTTCCGTCGTCTGCAGGAGAAGTGGCAGCCCCGCTGGGAGGAGCTCGGTCTCTTCACCACCGACCTCGACGACACGCGTCCGCGGAAGTACATCCTCGAGATGTTCCCGTACCCGTCCGGCGACCTGCACATGGGGCACGCCGAGAACTGGGCGCTCGGCGACTTCGTGGCGCGGTACTGGCGGCAGCAGGGGTTCAACGTGCTGCACCCGATCGGCTGGGACTCCTTCGGCCTGCCCGCCGAGAACGCGGCGATCAAGCGCGGGGTGGACCCGAAGGAGTGGACCTACGCGAACATCGAGCAGCAGAAGGCGTCCTTCAAGCGCTACGCGCCGTCGTTCGACTGGACCACCGAGATCCACACCTCGGACCCCGAGTACTACAAGTGGAACCAGTGGCTGTTCCTCAAGATGTACGAGAAGGGACTGGCGTACCGGAAGGACAGCTGGGTCAACTGGGACCCGGTGGACCAGACCGTGCTCGCCAACGAGCAGGTCCTGCCCGACGGCACCTCGGACCGCTCCGGCGCCGTCGTCGTCAAGAAGAAGCTCACGCAGTGGTACTTCAAGATCACCGAGTACGCGGACCGGCTGCTCGACGACCTCAACCAGCTCGAGGGGCGCTGGCCGGCGAAGGTCATCGCGCAGCAGCGCAACTGGATCGGACGCTCGGTCGGTGCCGACGTCGACTTCGTGATCGAGGGCCGCGACGAGCCCGTCACGGTCTTCACCACGCGTCCGGACACGATCCACGGGGTGACGTTCCTCGTCGTGGCACCGGACTCCGACCTGGCGGCTTCGCTCGTCGCTGCCGACTCGGTCCCGTCCGACGTGCGCGCGGCGTTCACCGACTACCTGACGGCCACCCAGAAGACCTCCGAGATCGACCGGCAGAACGCCGACCGGCCGAAGACCGGTGTGCCGCTCGGCCGCTTCGCGATCCACCCGCTGACCGGGGAACGCCTGCCGATCTGGGCCGCCGACTACGTCCTCGCCGACTACGGCCACGGCGCCGTCATGGCCGTGCCCGCCCACGACCAGCGCGACCTCGACTTCGCCCGGACGTTCAAGCTGCCGGTGAAGGTCGTCGTCGACACCAACGCGACCGTGACCGGGGCGATCCCCGTGATCCCGGCCGGCGCGACGCTCGAGGACTTCGACGTCCCCACCCTCGATCCGGTCGCCACCGGTGAGGCGCTGACCGGCCAGGGCCGGATGATCAACTCCGGGCCGCTCGACGGCATGTCGAAGCAGCACGCCATCACCGCCGCGATCAAGCTCCTCGAGGAACGCGGCACCGGACGCGCCGCCAAGACCTACCGACTGCGCGACTGGCTCATCTCCCGCCAGCGGTTCTGGGGCACCCCGATCCCGATCATCCACGGCGCCGACGGCACCGAGCACCCCGTGCCGCTCGACCAGCTCCCCGTGCGCCTGCCGGACACCGAGGGCCTCGACCTCAAGCCGAAGGGCACCTCGCCCCTCGGCGGCGCGACCGACTGGGTGAACGTCCCCAACCCGGTCGACGGCACCCCCGCGCTCCGCGACACCGACACGATGGACACCTTCGTCGACTCGTCGTGGTACTTCCTGCGGTTCCTGTCCGCGACCGACGACACCCAAGCGTTCGACCCGGCCACGGCCCGCAAGTGGGCTCCCGTCGACCAGTACATCGGCGGCATCGAGCACGCGATCCTGCACCTGCTGTACGCCCGCTTCGTCACCAAGGTGCTCTTCGACCTCGGCTACCTCGACTTCACCGAGCCGTTCTCGGCCCTGCTCAACCAGGGCATGGTGCTGTCCGGCGGCTCGAAGATGTCGAAGTCGAAGGGCGGCGTCTCGCTCGGCGACGAACTCGACGCGAACGGCGTCGACGCGATCCGCCTCGTGATGGGCTTCGCCGGCCCCCCGGAAGACGACATCAACTGGGAGGACGTCTCGCCGTCCGCCTCCGCCCGGTTCCTGGCCCGGGCGTACCGCCTGGCGCTCGACGTCACCTCCGCCCCGGAAGTGGCGTGGGCCGACGGCGACCGTGCGCTCCGGCAGGTCACCCACCGGTTCCTCGCCGACGCGCCGGGGATGATGGAGTCGTTCAAGTTCAACGTCGTGATCGCGCGGCTCATGGACCTCGTCAACGTCACCCGCAAGGCGATCGACAGCGGGCCCGGCGCAGCCGACCCCGCCGTGCGCGAGGCCGTCGAGACCATCACCCTCGGGCTGAGCGTCTTCGCGCCGTACACCGGCGAGGAGATGTGGGAGAAGCTGGGCTACCAGGCCACCGTCGCCACGTACGGCTGGCGGAAGGCCGACCCGACGCTGCTCGTGCAGGAGACCCTGACCGCGGTCGTGCAGGTCAACGGGAAGGTGCGGGACTCCTTCGAGGTGTCGAAGTCGATCGACCCGGCGGAGCTCGAGGCCATGGCACGAGCGTCGAAGTCGGTCCAGCGGTACATCGGGGACCGCGAGATCGTGAAGGTCATCGTGCGGGCGCCGAAGCTCGTGAACATCGCGATCAAGGGGTAG
- a CDS encoding helix-hairpin-helix domain-containing protein, with protein sequence MSSPGGGRAGGRGASGRWAAGRWAGWALSPRAAVVLAAVVVVAAVVVVLLGSRSGVSGADADRGGGALTVTGAPSAGGGSGGAGAGAGAGGAAAPGHAGPSVSPSVGVVVVHVVGAVERPGVVSLGAGSRVSVAIERAGGATGEADLARLNLARVLDDGERLYVPRVGETDIPETLDGSSGGPGVPTGAPGAAGDAVIDLNAADQAALETLPGIGPGLAARILAWRDEHGRFTAVEDLLDVSGIGDGRFADLRDRVRV encoded by the coding sequence ATGTCTTCTCCGGGTGGTGGTCGGGCCGGTGGCCGTGGGGCGAGCGGTCGTTGGGCGGCTGGTCGTTGGGCGGGCTGGGCCTTGTCGCCGCGGGCGGCGGTGGTCCTGGCGGCGGTGGTCGTCGTGGCTGCCGTGGTGGTGGTGCTGCTCGGGTCCCGATCGGGGGTGTCCGGCGCGGACGCGGACCGGGGTGGCGGGGCGTTGACGGTGACGGGTGCGCCGTCTGCTGGTGGTGGTAGTGGTGGTGCTGGTGCTGGTGCTGGTGCTGGTGGTGCCGCTGCTCCTGGGCACGCTGGGCCGTCCGTCTCGCCGTCGGTGGGGGTCGTGGTCGTGCACGTGGTGGGGGCGGTGGAACGTCCGGGGGTCGTGTCGCTCGGCGCCGGGAGCCGGGTGTCCGTCGCGATCGAACGGGCCGGCGGAGCGACCGGCGAGGCGGACCTCGCACGGCTGAACCTCGCACGGGTGCTGGACGACGGGGAGCGGCTGTACGTGCCGCGGGTGGGGGAGACGGACATCCCCGAGACGCTGGACGGGTCGTCCGGTGGTCCGGGTGTCCCGACGGGTGCTCCCGGTGCCGCGGGCGACGCGGTCATCGACCTCAACGCAGCAGACCAGGCCGCGCTCGAGACGCTGCCCGGCATCGGGCCCGGGCTCGCGGCGCGCATCCTCGCCTGGCGTGACGAGCACGGACGGTTCACGGCCGTCGAGGACCTGCTCGACGTCAGCGGCAT